From a region of the Constantimarinum furrinae genome:
- a CDS encoding Na(+)-translocating NADH-quinone reductase subunit C: protein MAINTDKNSYTVIFAIIMVVVVGSLLAGFASGLKPMIKANEKFEKQQNILYALGVNENEGPNDVAFVSTDVVQEEFDKYVTKQLVIQGDQVTENDEAYLIDLKKEETKAKDKNYQRRLPLFVAEKDGTTLYVIPVRGKGLWDAIWGFVAVDQSMTIKGVYFDHKGETPGLGAEIKQRYFMDDFTGEKFLNGGAFEGIKVAKGNNDPKNEDTTDNEVDALAGATITGDGVSAMLKKDIKMYVPYFKTLNQ from the coding sequence ATGGCAATTAACACCGATAAAAATAGTTACACTGTCATCTTTGCCATCATTATGGTGGTAGTAGTAGGATCGCTATTGGCAGGATTTGCAAGTGGTTTAAAACCCATGATAAAGGCAAATGAAAAGTTTGAGAAACAACAAAACATACTGTATGCTCTTGGCGTAAACGAAAATGAAGGACCTAATGATGTAGCCTTTGTCTCCACCGATGTCGTTCAGGAAGAATTCGATAAATACGTAACAAAGCAGTTGGTAATTCAAGGTGACCAGGTTACTGAAAATGACGAGGCATATCTTATCGACCTGAAAAAAGAGGAGACCAAAGCAAAGGATAAGAACTATCAACGCCGACTCCCACTCTTTGTTGCCGAAAAGGACGGAACTACATTGTATGTAATTCCTGTAAGGGGTAAAGGTCTGTGGGACGCAATATGGGGCTTTGTTGCTGTGGATCAATCCATGACAATTAAGGGAGTATATTTCGATCACAAAGGAGAGACACCCGGACTTGGAGCGGAAATAAAGCAAAGATATTTTATGGACGATTTCACCGGTGAGAAATTTCTAAACGGAGGTGCCTTCGAAGGAATTAAAGTTGCCAAGGGTAATAATGATCCTAAGAACGAAGATACTACCGATAATGAGGTAGATGCTTTGGCAGGAGCAACCATTACAGGTGATGGGGTTTCGGCCATGCTAAAAAAAGATATAAAAATGTACGTGCCATATTTTAAAACATTAAACCAATAA
- a CDS encoding NADH:ubiquinone reductase (Na(+)-transporting) subunit B yields MGLKQKLHTLKEKYKGTKMAPAFNALHTFLYLPNETTHSGGHVRAADDLKRTMNTVIMALIPCLIFGMFNAGYQHNLQTLPEITKAMSFFSGEFWNFQNLVVGAWKVLPLVLISYGVGLAVEFLFAVIKGHEVEEGYLVTGMLVPLIVPIDIPLWMLTVAVIFGVVIGKEVFGGTGMNILNPALTIRAFLFFAYPTWMSGDKVWVHGAVDTVGQPDAISGETILGAYAQGNETLTIAGNDMGIWDMFYGFIPGSVGETSTLLILLGGLFLIFTKIGSWRIMLSSVIGALVMGLIFNGVADAGWISESSKFFTLMSTEFWQHLLIGGLAFGIVYMATDPVTASQTNKGKWIYGFLIGLISVLIRVFNPAYPEGVMLAILLMNVFAPTIDHYVLQGNIKRRMKRVKVKTA; encoded by the coding sequence ATGGGATTGAAACAAAAATTACATACGCTAAAGGAAAAATACAAGGGCACCAAAATGGCACCGGCATTCAATGCCTTGCATACTTTTTTATACCTGCCTAATGAAACCACACATTCCGGAGGGCATGTTCGTGCTGCAGATGACTTAAAGCGTACCATGAATACGGTCATCATGGCGCTTATTCCGTGTTTGATCTTTGGAATGTTTAATGCCGGATATCAACATAATTTACAAACCCTACCCGAGATCACTAAAGCCATGAGCTTTTTTAGTGGTGAATTCTGGAATTTTCAGAACCTTGTCGTGGGAGCCTGGAAAGTACTGCCATTGGTATTGATCTCTTATGGAGTAGGTTTGGCAGTAGAATTCTTATTTGCTGTAATAAAAGGACACGAAGTAGAAGAAGGATATCTGGTTACCGGGATGTTGGTTCCGTTGATCGTACCAATCGATATACCATTATGGATGCTTACTGTGGCGGTTATCTTCGGAGTAGTTATAGGTAAAGAAGTATTTGGAGGGACAGGAATGAATATTCTGAATCCTGCACTTACCATTAGAGCCTTTTTATTCTTCGCTTATCCAACCTGGATGAGTGGGGATAAGGTATGGGTGCATGGAGCGGTTGATACTGTGGGTCAGCCGGATGCCATTTCAGGAGAAACTATCCTAGGGGCTTACGCACAAGGAAATGAAACCTTAACCATAGCCGGAAACGATATGGGTATTTGGGATATGTTCTACGGATTTATTCCAGGCTCGGTAGGAGAAACATCGACCTTACTTATATTATTAGGCGGATTGTTTCTCATTTTTACCAAGATTGGAAGTTGGAGGATCATGTTGTCTTCAGTCATTGGCGCCCTTGTTATGGGATTGATCTTTAACGGAGTGGCCGATGCAGGTTGGATCTCAGAATCCAGTAAATTCTTTACATTGATGAGCACCGAATTCTGGCAACACCTGTTAATAGGAGGTCTGGCCTTTGGTATTGTTTACATGGCGACAGACCCGGTTACGGCGTCACAGACTAACAAAGGAAAATGGATCTACGGATTTCTCATCGGATTGATATCCGTATTGATAAGAGTATTCAATCCGGCCTATCCCGAAGGTGTGATGCTTGCGATATTGTTAATGAACGTATTTGCACCTACCATAGATCATTATGTGTTACAGGGTAACATAAAACGTAGAATGAAGAGAGTTAAAGTTAAAACAGCGTAA
- a CDS encoding Na(+)-translocating NADH-quinone reductase subunit A yields MSKDIKIKKGLTIRLKGEADKTLSKAPRSRTFAIKPSDFHLITPKMVVKEGERIQAGDTIFFSKQKEEIKFVSPVSGTLTAIERGAKRVITEILIEADPQDSFKDFGKQTPEKMDAKSVKAHLLASGCWPFIKQRPYDVIADPEISPKAIFISGYSTAPLAADLDYTLRGKENELQAAITALSTLTEGAVHVSVGKSGGSPLENCTNCTIHKVSGPHPAGNVGTQISKIDPVNKGETVWTVAAQDLVIIGELLLTGKFNAERVIALTGSSVKTPKYYTTRIGSEVATFIYDSGLDEENVRVISGDVLTGRKVSLKGHMGYYNNTVTVIPEGDDYDFFGWNKPVFNKISASRALTFSWMLPNKKYELDTNTNGEHRAFVVTGNYEEVFPMDIYPLQILKACMVEDLDAMEALGMYEVAPEDFALTEFICVSKQPHQEIIRNGLDLMYKEIG; encoded by the coding sequence ATGTCTAAAGACATTAAGATTAAAAAAGGTCTTACCATTCGACTTAAAGGCGAAGCGGATAAAACTCTTTCCAAAGCACCGCGTTCCAGAACGTTTGCCATTAAACCTTCCGATTTTCATCTGATTACACCTAAAATGGTAGTCAAAGAGGGAGAGAGAATTCAGGCAGGTGACACTATTTTCTTTTCAAAACAAAAAGAAGAAATAAAATTTGTTTCTCCTGTTAGCGGAACTCTTACCGCGATCGAACGAGGAGCAAAGCGGGTGATCACCGAAATTTTAATAGAAGCAGATCCTCAGGATAGCTTTAAGGATTTCGGAAAACAAACCCCGGAGAAGATGGACGCTAAGTCGGTAAAAGCACATTTGCTTGCTTCCGGTTGCTGGCCCTTTATTAAACAACGTCCATACGATGTTATCGCAGACCCCGAAATTAGCCCAAAAGCGATTTTTATTTCGGGATATTCTACGGCTCCTCTTGCAGCCGATCTCGATTATACACTTAGAGGAAAAGAGAACGAATTACAGGCAGCAATTACGGCATTGAGTACACTAACTGAAGGAGCTGTTCATGTTTCAGTAGGAAAATCAGGTGGTTCTCCTCTGGAAAATTGCACCAACTGCACCATTCATAAAGTTAGCGGTCCTCATCCGGCAGGAAATGTGGGGACTCAGATTTCGAAGATCGATCCGGTGAACAAAGGGGAAACTGTTTGGACTGTGGCCGCACAGGATCTCGTGATCATTGGAGAGTTATTGTTAACTGGAAAATTTAATGCCGAGCGCGTTATTGCGTTAACAGGGTCTTCAGTAAAGACACCAAAATACTATACGACAAGAATAGGGTCGGAGGTCGCTACATTTATATACGATTCCGGATTGGATGAAGAAAATGTTAGAGTGATTAGTGGAGATGTACTCACAGGAAGAAAAGTTTCTCTTAAAGGTCATATGGGGTATTATAACAATACCGTTACAGTGATACCTGAAGGAGATGACTATGACTTCTTCGGTTGGAACAAACCGGTGTTCAATAAAATATCGGCTTCCCGGGCACTTACTTTCTCTTGGATGCTTCCGAATAAGAAATATGAATTGGACACGAATACGAATGGCGAACATCGTGCATTTGTGGTAACCGGAAATTATGAGGAGGTTTTCCCAATGGATATTTACCCTTTGCAAATTTTAAAGGCCTGTATGGTGGAAGACTTAGACGCTATGGAAGCACTCGGAATGTATGAAGTTGCGCCTGAGGATTTCGCGCTTACCGAATTCATATGTGTTTCAAAACAACCACACCAGGAGATCATCAGAAATGGTTTGGACTTAATGTATAAAGAAATAGGATAA
- a CDS encoding type IX secretion system plug protein, with protein MFRLLFVITLLSQTVSGLFAQVEERPAPDYIRTIQFKGSTSQSQLPIIRLGERLQLSFDALNGEEADFYYVITHHNFDWTPSDLSKGEYLDGFDDVRIETYENSLNTLQIFSHYRLNIPNRETRRIEKSGNYLLSIYDDDGYLVFSRKFMVMESLVGVSVDIKRSRDLKYIDAKQSVQFTINSSSLLLRNPKQTVKTLVMQNSNLKTAITNLKPQYTIGTELIYRYDQESSFWGGNEFHNFDNKDVRAASNSIRRVELNDLYENYLYTDIDRSDRPYTYNPDINGNFVVRNLDVQNPSIEAEYVRIHFNLQYFDNIGDKEIHIYGNFNNWTIDGSTYLSYDEYSDSYRCSRLFKQGFYNYKYVLVDRDGSIDPTPISGSFWQTENDYTVLVYFRDLGERYDRIVGMGMANSSKITNN; from the coding sequence ATGTTTCGACTTTTATTTGTAATTACCCTTCTTTCTCAAACCGTTTCCGGACTTTTTGCTCAAGTTGAAGAACGGCCGGCACCAGATTATATAAGAACGATCCAGTTTAAAGGAAGTACTTCTCAAAGTCAGTTGCCTATTATAAGACTGGGGGAACGATTGCAGCTTTCTTTTGATGCATTGAACGGTGAAGAAGCCGATTTTTACTATGTCATCACCCATCATAATTTCGACTGGACGCCCAGTGATCTATCTAAAGGAGAATATCTCGATGGGTTTGATGATGTTCGTATTGAAACTTACGAGAACTCGCTAAACACGCTTCAGATCTTCTCTCATTACCGACTCAACATTCCGAACAGGGAAACTCGGAGGATTGAAAAAAGCGGGAATTACCTTTTAAGCATATACGACGATGACGGCTATCTGGTATTTTCAAGAAAATTTATGGTCATGGAATCACTGGTAGGTGTTTCCGTAGATATTAAAAGATCCCGGGACCTGAAATATATTGACGCCAAGCAATCTGTTCAGTTTACAATTAATTCTTCTTCTCTGCTGTTGCGAAATCCCAAGCAAACCGTTAAAACTCTGGTTATGCAAAACAGCAATTTAAAGACGGCAATTACGAATCTGAAACCTCAGTACACTATAGGAACCGAGCTTATTTACCGCTACGATCAGGAATCGTCCTTCTGGGGTGGCAATGAATTTCATAATTTCGACAATAAGGATGTTAGGGCAGCCAGCAACAGTATTCGCCGGGTAGAGTTGAATGACCTGTACGAAAACTATTTGTATACCGACATAGATCGATCAGACCGTCCATATACGTATAATCCCGATATCAACGGTAATTTTGTGGTACGGAATCTGGATGTACAAAATCCTTCCATTGAAGCCGAATATGTTAGAATCCATTTTAATCTGCAGTATTTCGATAATATTGGCGACAAGGAAATTCATATTTACGGCAACTTTAATAACTGGACCATAGATGGAAGTACTTATCTTTCTTATGATGAATACAGTGACTCCTATCGATGCTCACGACTATTTAAACAAGGTTTTTATAATTACAAATATGTACTTGTAGACCGTGACGGATCCATAGACCCTACCCCCATAAGCGGTAGCTTCTGGCAAACTGAAAACGACTATACGGTATTGGTATATTTCAGGGATCTGGGAGAGCGTTACGATCGTATCGTAGGAATGGGAATGGCCAATTCTTCAAAAATCACCAATAATTAA